Proteins encoded in a region of the Pseudodesulfovibrio sp. S3 genome:
- a CDS encoding alpha-D-ribose 1-methylphosphonate 5-triphosphate diphosphatase, which translates to MNITIKNARIVLRDEIVHGSIRVADGMIESVNQGSCNVTNAIDLDGDYLLPGFVELHTDNLEQELEPRPGVFWPDPLASVLAHDATMASSGITTVLDAVSLGEFHDGPNRSRMMDMSIQALRKARATGILKADHKLHLRCEYSDPRVLEMLSPHIDDAVLLLISLMDHTPGQRQFTDTDKYRAYYKKGWSDEEFAQLSERMIATQCACAADNRRRIVELCHERDIPIASHDDTTPEHIEQAVQERISISEFPTTKEAASLARRANIRIVMGGPNVVRGGSHSGNVAAQDLAEAGLLDILSSDYAPGSLVSAAFTLHKKLAVPLPEAIAMISLNPAHTVGLNDRGQIREGLRADMVRVREIEGIPAVLRTWSVGTANPVEITRKNAA; encoded by the coding sequence ACGGAATGATCGAATCCGTGAATCAGGGCAGTTGCAACGTGACCAACGCCATCGACCTCGACGGCGACTACCTGCTGCCCGGTTTCGTGGAATTGCATACCGACAACCTGGAACAGGAGCTGGAACCCCGGCCCGGCGTGTTCTGGCCCGACCCCCTTGCCTCGGTACTGGCCCACGACGCCACCATGGCCAGTTCGGGCATCACCACCGTGCTTGACGCCGTATCCCTCGGTGAATTCCACGACGGCCCCAACAGGTCCAGAATGATGGACATGTCCATCCAGGCCCTGCGCAAGGCCCGCGCCACCGGCATACTCAAGGCGGACCACAAGCTTCACCTGCGCTGCGAATACTCGGACCCCAGGGTTCTTGAAATGCTCAGCCCGCACATCGACGACGCCGTCCTGCTGCTCATCTCGCTCATGGACCACACGCCCGGCCAGCGCCAGTTCACGGACACGGACAAGTACCGTGCCTACTACAAGAAAGGATGGAGCGACGAAGAGTTCGCACAATTGTCAGAGCGGATGATCGCCACGCAATGCGCCTGCGCCGCAGACAACCGAAGACGCATCGTCGAACTCTGCCACGAACGCGACATTCCCATCGCCAGCCATGACGACACCACGCCCGAACACATCGAGCAGGCCGTGCAGGAGCGCATCTCCATCTCGGAATTCCCCACCACCAAGGAAGCCGCCTCCCTGGCCCGCCGGGCAAACATCAGGATCGTCATGGGCGGCCCCAACGTGGTCCGGGGCGGTTCCCATTCCGGCAACGTGGCGGCCCAGGATCTGGCCGAAGCCGGACTGCTCGACATCCTGTCCTCGGACTATGCGCCTGGCAGCCTCGTTTCAGCCGCTTTCACCCTGCACAAGAAGCTGGCAGTCCCCCTGCCCGAAGCCATCGCCATGATCAGCCTGAATCCCGCTCACACCGTGGGGCTGAACGACCGCGGCCAGATTCGGGAAGGGTTACGCGCGGACATGGTCCGGGTGCGGGAAATCGAAGGTATCCCGGCGGTGTTACGCACCTGGAGTGTCGGCACTGCAAACCCTGTTGAAATCACGAGAAAAAACGCGGCCTGA